From the Candidatus Nealsonbacteria bacterium genome, one window contains:
- a CDS encoding glycosyltransferase family 4 protein, producing IYPLLKKYKIDLLFSPSPAAPFFYKNKIVVIHDCAYDRFKEFENLLSKIYFRAMFYGAKYFSRKIITSSNFSKKELVEIYKINPEKIEVIYGGVPEMPEVSDEIVKTTLNKFKIDKPYFFYVGNWRPRKNLSGLIKAFKLFREKGLDYLLVIGGRKDKRFLDLEKEIKGNRLEGKVILTDTVSREEISSLYQKAKALTFPSFYEGFGLPVLESQSLGIPVLTSNTSSLPEVAGDSVLYVDPYNLEEIARGMEKIVLDEKLREDLIKKGFENIKRFSWEKAAKETLKVLKEAYLVRG from the coding sequence ATTTACCCTTTATTAAAAAAATATAAAATTGATCTTCTTTTTTCTCCTTCGCCAGCTGCCCCATTTTTTTATAAAAATAAGATTGTAGTGATTCATGATTGCGCCTATGATAGATTTAAAGAATTTGAAAATTTACTTTCAAAAATTTATTTTAGGGCAATGTTTTATGGGGCGAAATATTTTAGTAGAAAGATAATTACTAGTTCTAACTTTTCTAAAAAAGAATTAGTAGAAATTTATAAAATAAACCCAGAAAAAATAGAAGTTATTTATGGAGGGGTACCGGAGATGCCAGAAGTGAGCGATGAAATTGTTAAAACTACCTTAAATAAATTTAAAATCGATAAGCCATATTTTTTCTATGTTGGCAATTGGCGGCCAAGAAAAAATTTGTCAGGCCTAATTAAAGCTTTTAAGTTATTTAGAGAAAAGGGCCTTGATTATCTTTTAGTAATTGGAGGGAGAAAAGACAAAAGATTTTTGGATTTGGAAAAAGAAATTAAAGGAAATCGATTGGAAGGAAAAGTTATTTTGACTGATACTGTTTCCAGGGAAGAAATATCCAGCCTTTATCAAAAAGCCAAAGCTTTAACTTTTCCTTCTTTTTATGAGGGATTTGGCCTTCCCGTATTAGAAAGTCAAAGTTTAGGGATACCGGTTTTGACTTCAAATACTTCTTCTTTGCCAGAAGTGGCTGGCGATTCGGTTTTGTATGTAGATCCTTATAATTTGGAAGAAATTGCCAGAGGAATGGAGAAAATTGTTTTAGATGAAAAATTGAGAGAGGATTTAATTAAAAAAGGATTTGAAAATATAAAAAGATTTTCCTGGGAAAAGGCGGCAAAAGAAACTTTAAAAGTTTTAAAAGAGGCTTACTTAGTACGCGGATAG
- a CDS encoding ATP-binding protein → MIKNIILQHKLEQEKFLSKEYITREKLNFAKKFLDKDLIKVITGPRRSGKSVFSILLLKRKEFAYLNFDDENLLKFKNYDEIVKTILEVYPKSKYVLFDEIQNLENWEFFVNKLQRRGYNLILTGSNAKLLSKELGTVLTGRYIPIEIFPFSFKEFLITKNFEIKKEYLEIPETKGKIFNYLDNYLKNGGFPEVVVKNLEAKDYLETLFDAILLKDVVKRYGVRFSQKIYDLAIYLVSNFSSEFSFTKLKNILNFRSVNTVQNYLRYLEEAYLVFSLDRFSFKTKEQIRSPRKIYLVDNGFILAKSFQFSQNIGKLMENLVLVEILRRGCELNKDIFYYKTRNERKIDFILKEGLKIKKLIQVCYDPNDLDTQKRELKSLVEASEELNCNDLLIITWDYEGDKWFKGKKIKFIPLWKWLISD, encoded by the coding sequence ATGATAAAAAACATTATTTTACAACATAAATTAGAGCAGGAAAAATTTCTTTCCAAAGAATATATTACCCGAGAAAAACTTAATTTTGCTAAGAAATTTTTGGATAAGGATTTAATAAAGGTAATTACTGGGCCAAGAAGGAGTGGGAAATCTGTATTTTCTATTTTACTTTTAAAGAGGAAGGAGTTTGCTTACTTAAATTTTGACGATGAAAATCTCTTAAAATTTAAAAATTACGATGAAATTGTAAAGACAATTCTTGAGGTTTATCCTAAAAGTAAATATGTTTTATTTGATGAAATTCAAAATTTAGAAAATTGGGAGTTTTTTGTAAATAAGCTCCAAAGAAGAGGATATAACCTGATTTTAACTGGTTCAAATGCAAAACTTTTAAGTAAAGAATTAGGAACAGTTCTAACCGGGAGATACATTCCAATAGAGATTTTTCCTTTTAGTTTTAAGGAGTTTTTAATAACCAAAAACTTTGAAATAAAAAAAGAATATCTTGAAATTCCCGAGACAAAAGGAAAAATTTTTAATTATTTAGACAACTATCTTAAAAATGGTGGTTTTCCGGAAGTTGTTGTTAAAAATTTAGAAGCAAAGGACTATCTGGAGACACTTTTTGATGCTATTTTACTTAAAGATGTAGTCAAGAGATATGGTGTCAGATTTTCTCAAAAAATTTATGATTTGGCTATTTATTTAGTCAGTAATTTTTCTTCCGAATTTAGTTTTACAAAATTAAAAAATATTCTGAATTTTCGGAGTGTAAATACGGTTCAAAATTATTTAAGATATCTTGAAGAGGCTTATTTAGTTTTTTCATTAGATAGATTTTCTTTTAAGACAAAAGAACAAATTAGGTCTCCCAGAAAAATTTATCTTGTTGATAACGGCTTTATTTTAGCAAAATCATTTCAATTTTCTCAAAATATAGGAAAACTAATGGAAAATTTAGTTTTGGTTGAAATTTTAAGAAGGGGATGTGAATTAAATAAAGATATTTTTTATTATAAAACTAGAAATGAAAGGAAAATTGATTTTATTTTAAAAGAAGGATTAAAGATTAAAAAGTTGATTCAAGTTTGTTATGACCCAAATGATTTAGACACACAAAAGAGAGAATTAAAATCTTTAGTTGAGGCAAGCGAGGAGTTAAATTGTAATGATTTATTAATTATCACTTGGGATTATGAAGGAGACAAATGGTTTAAAGGAAAAAAAATTAAATTTATTCCCCTATGGAAATGGCTGATAAGTGATTAA
- a CDS encoding glycosyltransferase: MKILQVNKLYSPWIGGVEKAVQDIAEGLNGKDNFEIEVLVCQPRGCGKIEEINGVKVTKAGSLGMFWGMPISFSFLSLFKKLSKEADIINFHHPFPLGDLAIFLFKPKAKLIVHYHSDIIRQKVLEIFFKPLIFNTLKGAEKILISNPNLIKSSSYLQSRRK, translated from the coding sequence ATGAAAATTCTTCAAGTAAATAAATTATACTCTCCCTGGATCGGAGGAGTGGAAAAAGCTGTTCAAGACATTGCCGAAGGGTTAAATGGAAAGGATAATTTTGAAATTGAGGTTTTAGTTTGTCAGCCGAGGGGTTGTGGGAAGATTGAAGAAATTAATGGGGTGAAGGTGACTAAAGCCGGAAGTTTGGGAATGTTTTGGGGGATGCCAATTTCTTTTTCTTTTTTAAGTTTATTTAAAAAACTCTCAAAAGAAGCGGATATTATTAATTTCCATCATCCCTTTCCCTTGGGAGATTTGGCAATTTTTTTATTTAAGCCAAAAGCGAAATTAATAGTTCATTATCATTCAGATATTATCAGGCAGAAGGTCTTAGAGATTTTTTTTAAACCGCTGATTTTTAATACCCTAAAAGGGGCAGAGAAAATTTTGATTTCAAACCCAAATTTAATAAAAAGTTCTTCCTATTTGCAAAGCCGACGAAAATGA
- a CDS encoding glycosyltransferase, producing the protein MCKADENEIQKIKEKYGKFILFVGRLNYYKGLGYLVEAMKDVEAKLIITGEGPEKKNLEFKIKNLKLEDKIYFLSLRLGKELINFYHACSVFVLPSIFKSEAFGIVLIEAMACGKPIVSTELGTGTSFVNQDGVTGFVVPPQNSRALSQAIQKIIENKKLAQEFGQNSIKRVKELFSKEKNLEKIISIYENLL; encoded by the coding sequence ATTTGCAAAGCCGACGAAAATGAAATTCAAAAAATAAAAGAAAAATACGGCAAATTTATTTTATTTGTCGGACGGCTCAATTATTATAAAGGTCTCGGATATTTGGTTGAGGCAATGAAAGACGTTGAGGCAAAATTAATAATTACTGGCGAGGGGCCGGAAAAAAAGAACTTAGAATTCAAGATTAAGAATTTAAAATTAGAAGATAAAATTTATTTTTTGTCCCTTCGGCTGGGAAAAGAATTAATAAATTTTTATCATGCTTGCTCGGTTTTTGTTTTGCCGTCTATCTTTAAATCGGAGGCCTTTGGTATTGTCTTAATTGAAGCCATGGCTTGCGGAAAACCAATTGTTTCCACCGAATTGGGGACGGGCACTTCTTTTGTAAATCAGGACGGGGTTACCGGTTTTGTTGTTCCGCCCCAAAATAGCAGGGCTTTGTCTCAAGCCATTCAAAAAATAATTGAAAATAAAAAATTAGCCCAAGAATTCGGCCAAAATAGCATTAAAAGAGTAAAAGAATTATTTTCAAAAGAAAAAAATTTAGAAAAAATTATCTCAATATACGAAAATCTGTTATGA
- a CDS encoding mannose-1-phosphate guanylyltransferase/mannose-6-phosphate isomerase gives MGKGGCQNLLYGLILAGGSGVRLWPLSRASYPKQLLKLFGQKTLIEQTFFRLKKIIPVQRIYIITSENFAEDINFQLRNLKFVKENLIIEPAQKNTAPAIALASQKIFNLNKSAIILSCPSDHLISPDSKFIEAVKTALLIGKNDFLITFGLIPSPRQISQEFGYIKPNYKKLKDGCFEVEKFIEKPDLETIKKLIKEKCFLNSGIFLWKAEIILKELKKFLPKIYRAVSSYQNLEKFSKLYQNLEPVSIDKGVLEHSQKIRVRPVNFKWQDIGSWNSLYRLSAKNSAKNVFKERVFSSDCQSCLIYGAPKRIIAAIGLKDLIVVDTEDALLVADREKTSQLKNIFEKIKNNNLSQYLQHPTVYRPWGFFTLIEEGDNFKVKKLVVKPGEKLSLQFHNKRKEHWTVLRGRAKVKLNDSVFFLKPHQSIDIPRGAKHCLENFGKKPLEIIEIQNGQYLGEDDIIRIEDKYGRLN, from the coding sequence ATGGGAAAAGGAGGTTGCCAAAACTTATTATACGGTCTGATTTTAGCCGGCGGTTCCGGGGTTCGGCTTTGGCCCTTGAGTCGGGCTTCTTATCCCAAACAACTGCTCAAATTATTTGGGCAAAAAACCCTGATTGAGCAAACTTTTTTCCGGTTAAAAAAAATAATTCCGGTTCAAAGAATTTACATCATTACCTCTGAAAATTTTGCCGAAGATATAAATTTTCAGTTGAGAAATTTAAAATTTGTCAAAGAAAATTTAATTATTGAACCGGCTCAAAAAAATACGGCTCCGGCTATTGCCCTGGCTTCCCAAAAAATTTTTAATCTGAATAAATCGGCAATCATTCTTAGCTGTCCCAGCGACCATCTTATCAGCCCCGATTCCAAGTTTATTGAAGCGGTCAAAACTGCTTTGTTAATAGGAAAAAATGATTTTTTAATTACTTTTGGCTTAATTCCTTCTCCCCGTCAAATCAGTCAAGAGTTTGGCTATATTAAGCCGAATTATAAAAAACTGAAAGATGGTTGTTTTGAAGTTGAAAAATTTATTGAGAAGCCGGATTTAGAAACGATTAAAAAATTAATTAAAGAAAAATGCTTTTTAAATAGCGGGATTTTTCTTTGGAAGGCCGAAATAATATTAAAAGAACTTAAAAAATTCTTACCAAAAATTTACCGAGCAGTTTCATCTTATCAAAATCTTGAAAAATTTTCCAAGCTTTATCAAAATTTAGAACCGGTCTCTATTGACAAAGGGGTTTTGGAACATTCCCAAAAAATTCGGGTTCGGCCGGTTAATTTCAAATGGCAAGACATTGGTTCTTGGAATTCTTTATATCGGCTCTCGGCAAAAAATTCAGCCAAAAATGTTTTTAAAGAAAGGGTTTTTTCTTCCGATTGTCAGAGTTGTTTAATTTACGGCGCCCCCAAAAGAATTATTGCCGCCATTGGTTTGAAGGACTTGATTGTTGTTGATACCGAAGACGCCCTTTTAGTCGCCGACAGAGAAAAAACCTCTCAATTAAAAAATATTTTTGAAAAAATAAAAAATAATAATTTATCTCAATATCTACAACACCCGACCGTCTATCGGCCCTGGGGGTTTTTTACCCTGATTGAAGAAGGAGATAATTTTAAGGTAAAAAAATTGGTTGTTAAACCGGGGGAAAAATTAAGTTTGCAATTTCATAACAAAAGAAAAGAGCATTGGACTGTTTTGAGGGGTAGGGCAAAAGTAAAATTAAATGATTCCGTCTTTTTTTTAAAACCCCATCAAAGCATTGATATTCCCAGGGGCGCTAAACATTGTTTAGAAAATTTTGGCAAAAAACCCTTAGAAATAATTGAAATTCAAAATGGTCAATATTTGGGCGAAGATGATATAATAAGAATTGAAGATAAGTATGGTAGATTAAATTGA
- a CDS encoding O-antigen ligase family protein — MNSIRTKIGLPAVCRGIILIGTFLILLTPLIISRPFFFPFVVPKTLYFFGLIQLIFLAWLIFLIVGKKLQFKLNPLFLALTLFIGVLILSSIFGLNFEQSFWGEYERMGGLLTWLHLFLFFIVIFSVFRSQNKWLAIFSISILVATIVSLLGLFSTVGYHPISLLRFSLAGSTLGNSSFLGTYLLFNSFLALYLFFISKENLSRASSLFSAKNFKIYSAVCFIIITLGLIFSGAQAAILSFGGGLILFYLLSLLFSQKRKIKLAGIFLLIIFTGLIFSFIYFSFAPDTFLGEKIYERFSKSRLVVWQSAWQMFLERPWFGWGLENYELAHFKHFNPRLFLPEYGGETTFDRAHNIVFDTLVANGIFGLIFYLGIFFSAFYILFKKFLVQKIDFFTFRIFLVILISYFVQNLTVFDMTSSYLMFFLILGFIASISGQQNFKQDPSPYWQPIAGGNLSFFNKLLCFIVLLVFCLSFFKFVFQPFLASRYIFIALSSPIPKERVFFYEKSLQATPMGKHQIRNVFADRAMASFFEKEIEKFPIEDFKLEFDFLGQELEKNIKEVPLDFSTHLQLARFYIIYNQVDPAKELPIQSLLEKAIELSPNNPQAYWTLAQNHFVLGNFDKALFLAEKAVQLEPRIKHSHLLIIQLARLIGDDQLAEKKFEEAVKINPDWQKEFKEILIAPLPGQ; from the coding sequence ATGAATTCAATAAGAACAAAAATCGGGCTGCCGGCAGTTTGTCGCGGCATTATTTTAATAGGAACGTTTTTAATTTTATTGACGCCTCTTATTATTAGCCGACCGTTCTTTTTTCCTTTTGTTGTTCCCAAGACCCTTTATTTTTTCGGCTTGATTCAGTTGATTTTTCTTGCCTGGCTAATCTTTTTAATTGTAGGCAAAAAACTTCAGTTCAAACTTAACCCCCTTTTTTTAGCCCTAACTTTATTTATTGGTGTCTTGATTTTAAGTTCAATTTTTGGTTTGAATTTTGAGCAAAGTTTTTGGGGAGAGTATGAAAGAATGGGTGGTCTTTTAACCTGGCTTCATCTCTTTCTTTTTTTTATTGTCATCTTTTCGGTTTTTAGAAGTCAAAATAAATGGTTAGCCATTTTTAGCATTTCAATTTTAGTTGCCACTATTGTCAGTTTGCTCGGTTTATTTTCAACGGTTGGTTATCACCCTATTTCCTTGTTGAGGTTTTCTTTGGCCGGTTCAACTTTGGGTAACAGTTCTTTTTTGGGCACTTATTTATTGTTTAATTCTTTTTTAGCCCTCTATCTATTTTTTATTTCCAAAGAAAATCTTTCTCGGGCTTCTTCTCTTTTCTCGGCTAAGAATTTTAAAATTTATTCGGCAGTTTGTTTTATAATAATTACCTTAGGTTTGATTTTCAGCGGAGCTCAAGCAGCCATTCTTTCTTTTGGAGGAGGATTGATTTTATTTTATTTGCTTTCTCTGCTTTTTTCCCAAAAAAGAAAAATAAAATTGGCTGGAATTTTCCTTTTAATCATTTTTACCGGCTTGATTTTTTCTTTCATTTATTTTTCTTTTGCCCCCGACACCTTTTTGGGAGAAAAAATATATGAGAGGTTTTCAAAATCAAGATTGGTCGTTTGGCAAAGCGCCTGGCAAATGTTTTTGGAACGACCCTGGTTTGGTTGGGGATTGGAGAATTATGAATTAGCCCATTTTAAACATTTTAACCCCCGACTTTTTCTGCCTGAATACGGAGGAGAAACAACTTTTGACAGGGCTCACAATATTGTTTTTGACACATTGGTGGCTAACGGAATTTTCGGACTAATTTTTTATCTGGGAATTTTTTTTAGCGCTTTTTACATTTTGTTTAAAAAATTCCTTGTTCAAAAAATTGACTTTTTTACCTTCCGAATTTTTTTGGTTATTTTAATTTCTTATTTTGTTCAAAACCTGACGGTTTTTGATATGACCTCTAGTTATTTGATGTTTTTTTTGATTTTGGGGTTTATCGCTTCCATTTCCGGGCAACAGAATTTCAAACAAGACCCCAGCCCTTATTGGCAACCAATAGCCGGGGGAAATTTATCTTTTTTTAACAAACTGCTTTGTTTCATCGTTTTACTCGTTTTTTGCCTTTCCTTTTTTAAATTTGTTTTTCAACCATTTTTGGCCTCCCGTTATATTTTTATTGCTCTCAGTTCTCCAATTCCCAAAGAAAGGGTCTTTTTTTATGAAAAAAGTTTACAAGCCACTCCGATGGGAAAACACCAGATTAGAAATGTTTTTGCCGACAGGGCAATGGCTTCCTTTTTTGAGAAAGAAATAGAAAAATTTCCAATAGAGGACTTTAAGTTGGAATTTGATTTTCTCGGCCAGGAATTGGAAAAAAACATTAAAGAAGTTCCCTTGGATTTTTCAACTCATCTTCAATTGGCTCGATTTTACATAATTTACAATCAAGTTGACCCGGCCAAAGAACTGCCAATTCAATCGCTTTTGGAAAAAGCGATTGAATTGAGTCCGAATAATCCCCAAGCATATTGGACTTTGGCTCAAAACCATTTCGTTTTGGGAAATTTTGACAAAGCCCTGTTTTTGGCTGAAAAAGCCGTTCAATTGGAGCCAAGAATCAAGCACTCCCATTTATTAATTATTCAATTAGCCAGATTGATAGGGGATGATCAGTTAGCCGAGAAAAAGTTTGAAGAAGCTGTTAAAATTAATCCCGATTGGCAAAAAGAATTTAAGGAAATTTTAATTGCTCCTCTTCCCGGGCAATAG
- the murB gene encoding UDP-N-acetylmuramate dehydrogenase gives MPGIRENVFLAKYTSFRIGGPAKYFFEAKTKKEIIKAVKWAKENNLPFFILGGGSNLLVSDEGYSGLVIKLQTTNHKLQTNKIYTDAGVPLSLLISESVKNNLTGLEWAAGIPGQVGGAIRGNAGAFGKSMADIIKSVEVLMVTDRKMQNAKCKMQNDKLKFKIKKFSNRECKFRYRDSLFRKYPDLIILSAELSLKKGKKTEIKKKIKEYLNYRKETQPLNFPSAGSVFKNPPGFSAGKLIEKCGLKGKKIREVKISEKHANFIVNLGKGKAKDVKELINLAKKSVKKKFGIVLEEEIQYLP, from the coding sequence ATGCCAGGAATTCGGGAAAATGTTTTTTTGGCAAAATATACTAGTTTTAGGATTGGCGGGCCGGCGAAATATTTTTTTGAGGCGAAAACGAAAAAAGAAATCATTAAAGCCGTAAAATGGGCAAAAGAAAATAATTTGCCATTTTTTATTTTAGGCGGCGGCAGCAACTTATTGGTTTCTGATGAGGGATATAGTGGTTTAGTTATAAAACTACAAACTACAAACCACAAACTACAAACTAACAAAATTTATACTGATGCTGGCGTACCATTATCTTTATTAATTAGCGAATCGGTGAAGAATAATCTAACCGGTCTGGAGTGGGCGGCGGGAATTCCGGGTCAGGTTGGGGGAGCGATACGGGGGAATGCGGGGGCGTTTGGGAAGTCAATGGCAGATATTATAAAATCAGTGGAAGTATTGATGGTTACTGACCGTAAAATGCAAAATGCAAAATGCAAAATGCAAAATGACAAATTAAAATTCAAAATTAAAAAATTCTCAAATAGAGAATGTAAATTTAGATATAGAGACAGTCTATTTAGAAAATATCCAGACTTGATAATTCTTTCGGCGGAACTTTCTCTTAAAAAAGGAAAAAAAACGGAAATCAAAAAAAAGATTAAAGAATATTTAAACTATCGCAAAGAGACTCAACCATTAAATTTTCCTTCAGCCGGAAGTGTTTTTAAAAATCCGCCAGGATTTTCAGCCGGAAAGCTAATTGAAAAATGCGGTTTGAAAGGAAAAAAAATCAGAGAAGTCAAAATTTCAGAAAAGCATGCTAATTTTATTGTCAATTTGGGCAAAGGAAAAGCAAAAGATGTCAAAGAACTGATAAATCTGGCAAAGAAATCGGTAAAAAAGAAATTCGGAATAGTTTTAGAAGAAGAAATACAATATCTACCATAA
- the speD gene encoding adenosylmethionine decarboxylase has product MQKIKKETKRSILPNVSRGVRKRFIFFNQWVKKTNKQKHIGIHLFAEFWFGRIIENPKKIKKILITAAKKSENTPLKTIIHKFSPQGITGVILLQESHIALHSWPEKNYLAIDIFTCGQKTLPDKAITYLKKTFKPKRVEIQKIKRGLLR; this is encoded by the coding sequence ATGCAAAAAATAAAAAAGGAAACAAAGAGATCCATTCTCCCGAACGTTAGCAGGGGAGTGAGAAAAAGATTTATCTTCTTCAATCAATGGGTCAAAAAAACAAACAAACAAAAACACATTGGTATTCATTTATTTGCCGAGTTTTGGTTTGGCCGAATTATTGAGAATCCGAAAAAAATTAAAAAAATTTTAATTACAGCGGCAAAGAAATCCGAAAATACTCCCTTAAAAACAATCATCCATAAATTTTCACCCCAGGGAATAACCGGGGTTATTTTATTGCAAGAATCCCACATTGCCTTGCATTCATGGCCGGAAAAAAATTATCTGGCAATTGATATTTTTACTTGCGGCCAGAAAACCCTGCCTGATAAAGCCATTACTTATTTAAAAAAAACGTTTAAGCCAAAAAGAGTAGAAATTCAAAAAATAAAAAGAGGATTATTAAGATGA
- the secA gene encoding preprotein translocase subunit SecA, which yields MSIIAKIFGDANEKYLKQLQPIVDKINELESKFGAFSNEQLKVKTQQLKNNLNVTRQGLVTLDEVLPEAFALVREATKRTLKQRHFDVQLIGGIVLHQGKIAEMKTGEGKTLAATLPLYLNALEGKGCHLVTVNDYLAKRDTVWMGQIYHLLGLSVGCIVHDNAYLYDPTYQTETQNSKTEPGDNGARGEKRTKFSATIKTQNYNSKLKTDEKDKERDLVGGFKVVESYLRPCSRKEAYAADITYGTNNEFGFDYLRDNMAYPVRNEISNGAYDLPVVQRGYNFAIIDEVDSILIDEARTPLIISAPDMESSKWYQEFSKIIPKLNFKEDYEIDEKMKVATLTENGINKIEKILGLENIYEKKGMRYLHHLEQSLRAEALFKKDKDYVIKEGQVIIVDEFTGRLMPGRRWSSGLHQAIEAKEGVKVQPESLTLASITFQNYFRMYKKLAGMTGTALTSAEEFDKVYGLEVICVPTNKPMIRQGLPDVVFKTEKGKFMAIVKEIKQRHEKGQPVLVGTTSIEKNEYLGKLLEREGISHQILNAKHHEKEAQIIAQTGKLKAITIATNMAGRGVDIILGGNPVDQQEAEKVKKLAGLHIIGTERHEARRIDNQLRGRSGRQGDPGSSQFFLSLEDDLMRIFGGERIKNLMEILKLPEDQPIEAKLISKAIEEAQSKIEGLNFDLRKHILEYDDVMNKHREVLYRKRREFLEIENWKLKIENWLKTPEEKKTLGEKIKELGENFKAVARFISLKTLDTLWLEHLENMERLRDSVKLRAYGQRDPLVEYKSESRKMFQGLLDQMESTIAQTILQVSLTKEPKAFVPHQQYQRTGQTWQSGVKAGRNDPCPCGKKNPATGKPIKYKKCCWPKYG from the coding sequence ATGTCAATAATTGCGAAAATTTTTGGAGACGCCAACGAGAAATATCTGAAACAACTTCAGCCGATAGTTGATAAAATAAATGAACTCGAAAGTAAATTCGGGGCTTTTTCTAACGAACAGCTAAAAGTCAAAACCCAACAACTAAAAAATAACTTAAATGTAACGAGGCAAGGCCTCGTTACATTAGATGAGGTGTTGCCGGAGGCCTTTGCTTTGGTTCGGGAAGCGACTAAAAGAACTTTAAAGCAAAGGCATTTTGATGTCCAGCTAATTGGCGGAATTGTTTTACATCAAGGAAAAATTGCCGAGATGAAAACCGGTGAAGGAAAGACCCTGGCAGCCACTCTGCCCCTCTATTTAAATGCTCTGGAAGGAAAAGGATGCCATTTGGTGACGGTTAATGATTATTTGGCAAAAAGAGATACGGTTTGGATGGGGCAGATATATCACTTATTGGGATTGTCGGTAGGTTGTATCGTCCATGATAATGCTTATCTTTATGACCCTACTTATCAAACAGAAACCCAAAACTCAAAAACCGAGCCCGGCGACAACGGGGCGAGGGGGGAGAAGAGAACAAAGTTCTCTGCGACCATCAAAACGCAAAACTACAACTCAAAACTTAAAACTGACGAAAAGGACAAAGAACGCGACTTGGTTGGAGGATTTAAGGTTGTTGAAAGTTATTTGAGACCTTGTTCCAGAAAAGAGGCCTATGCGGCTGACATTACTTACGGCACCAATAATGAATTCGGTTTTGATTATTTGAGAGATAACATGGCTTACCCCGTTAGAAATGAAATTTCTAACGGGGCTTATGATTTGCCAGTTGTTCAAAGGGGGTACAACTTCGCAATAATTGACGAAGTTGATTCCATTTTAATTGATGAAGCCAGAACACCGTTGATAATTTCCGCTCCTGATATGGAAAGTTCAAAATGGTACCAAGAATTTTCCAAAATTATTCCTAAATTAAATTTTAAAGAAGATTACGAAATTGATGAAAAAATGAAAGTGGCCACCCTGACCGAGAACGGAATAAATAAAATTGAAAAAATTCTGGGATTAGAAAATATTTATGAGAAAAAAGGAATGAGGTATTTGCATCATTTAGAACAATCCCTGCGAGCTGAAGCCCTTTTTAAAAAAGACAAAGATTATGTTATTAAAGAGGGTCAGGTGATTATTGTTGATGAATTTACCGGTCGTCTTATGCCCGGTCGTCGCTGGTCCAGCGGCCTTCATCAGGCAATTGAAGCCAAAGAAGGGGTTAAAGTTCAGCCGGAATCTTTAACTCTGGCTTCCATTACTTTTCAAAATTATTTCAGAATGTATAAAAAATTGGCCGGAATGACTGGCACAGCCCTAACTTCGGCTGAAGAATTTGACAAGGTTTACGGTTTGGAGGTAATTTGCGTTCCGACCAACAAACCAATGATTCGTCAAGGTTTGCCGGATGTTGTTTTTAAGACCGAAAAAGGAAAATTTATGGCTATTGTCAAAGAAATCAAACAAAGGCATGAAAAAGGACAGCCGGTTTTGGTTGGCACCACTTCCATTGAAAAAAACGAATATTTGGGAAAATTATTGGAAAGAGAAGGCATTTCTCACCAGATTTTAAATGCCAAACACCACGAGAAAGAAGCTCAGATTATCGCCCAAACCGGGAAATTAAAAGCAATAACCATAGCCACTAATATGGCCGGTCGGGGAGTGGATATAATTTTGGGCGGCAACCCGGTTGACCAACAAGAGGCAGAGAAAGTCAAAAAATTGGCCGGATTGCACATCATTGGCACGGAAAGGCACGAAGCCAGAAGAATTGACAATCAGCTGCGGGGAAGGTCTGGTCGTCAAGGAGACCCTGGCTCTTCCCAATTTTTTCTTTCTTTAGAAGACGATTTAATGCGGATTTTCGGCGGAGAGAGAATAAAAAATTTAATGGAAATCTTAAAACTTCCGGAAGACCAGCCGATTGAAGCTAAATTGATTTCCAAAGCAATTGAGGAAGCCCAGTCAAAAATTGAAGGATTAAATTTTGATTTAAGAAAACATATTCTGGAATACGATGATGTTATGAACAAACACAGGGAAGTTCTTTATAGGAAAAGAAGAGAGTTTTTGGAAATTGAAAATTGGAAATTGAAAATTGAAAATTGGTTGAAAACTCCAGAGGAAAAGAAAACTTTAGGGGAAAAAATAAAAGAATTAGGGGAAAACTTTAAGGCCGTTGCCCGATTTATCAGTTTAAAAACATTAGATACTCTTTGGTTGGAACATTTGGAAAATATGGAACGTTTAAGGGACTCGGTAAAATTAAGAGCTTACGGTCAACGGGATCCTTTGGTGGAATATAAATCAGAGAGTCGGAAAATGTTTCAGGGGTTGTTGGACCAAATGGAATCAACAATCGCTCAGACAATTTTACAAGTTAGTTTAACCAAAGAACCAAAAGCTTTTGTTCCTCATCAACAATATCAAAGAACAGGTCAAACTTGGCAAAGCGGAGTAAAAGCCGGCCGCAATGACCCTTGCCCTTGTGGTAAAAAAAATCCGGCTACCGGCAAACCAATAAAATACAAAAAATGTTGCTGGCCGAAATACGGCTAA